A DNA window from Maribellus comscasis contains the following coding sequences:
- a CDS encoding succinate dehydrogenase/fumarate reductase iron-sulfur subunit, which yields MADKILKKLNIKVWRQKNASSKGKFETYTIENISTGSSFLEMMDILNNELIEKGIDPIAFDHDCREGICGTCSLYINGRPHGPDTEVTTCQLHMRKFNEGETITVEPWRAAAFPVIKDLIVDRTAFEKILQAGGFVSVNTGGVPDANTIPVAYEDAEESMDAAACIGCGACVAACKNSSAMLFVSAKVSHLAKLPQGQVEAKKRARNMVAKMDELGFGGCTNTGACEVECPKSISITNIARLNREYLVSRLSR from the coding sequence ATGGCTGATAAAATTCTGAAAAAACTAAATATAAAAGTCTGGCGGCAGAAGAATGCTTCCAGTAAAGGTAAATTCGAAACCTACACAATTGAGAATATTTCTACCGGATCTTCTTTTCTTGAAATGATGGACATTTTAAATAATGAACTGATTGAAAAAGGGATTGATCCAATTGCTTTCGATCACGACTGCCGCGAAGGTATTTGCGGAACTTGTAGTCTCTACATTAATGGTCGTCCACACGGACCGGATACTGAAGTTACGACTTGCCAGTTACACATGCGCAAATTTAATGAAGGGGAAACCATTACTGTTGAACCATGGCGTGCAGCAGCCTTTCCTGTCATCAAAGATCTCATTGTAGACAGAACTGCATTTGAAAAAATACTACAGGCCGGTGGATTTGTTTCGGTAAATACCGGAGGCGTACCTGATGCAAATACAATTCCTGTTGCATATGAAGATGCTGAAGAATCAATGGATGCAGCTGCTTGTATTGGTTGTGGTGCCTGTGTGGCTGCATGTAAAAATTCATCTGCAATGCTGTTTGTTTCAGCTAAAGTTTCGCACCTGGCAAAATTGCCGCAAGGACAGGTTGAAGCTAAAAAGCGTGCCCGGAATATGGTTGCCAAAATGGATGAACTTGGTTTTGGCGGATGTACAAACACCGGCGCCTGTGAGGTAGAATGTCCCAAAAGTATTTCCATAACAAACATAGCACGTTTGAACAGGGAATATTTAGTATCGCGCTTAAGCAGGTAA
- a CDS encoding agmatine deiminase family protein produces MNLFYRLRRFVPAVVLAFAAVVFLFLIIKFCDDSDFYATADFDTVETIYLVWNDEDSSVIADIAAKISPFESITIFSGNTTDEEIKIKSQISSRGGKIENLNLIPMANKPGNSWIRDYSPVYLKNKNRLKMVKTLYWDPRVNISEFLAQQDKLPIVRSNFYSLGGTREFNGKGTGIFVFSHEKSVNKDLKGSKKEIEKQLKKQFNLKKIIWLNKGIPQDELPDYGPIDDNIFPTGSNHHIDEFCRFISPGKIMISYLTDSEIGNSKILAEAQKRLQENYWILKNAGDQDGKPFEIIPMPYAPIVIRPFNSSADTNDYRTEVTSYMNFLITNHTVIIPGYQDIDTTLTTRKKEEFIARTFQKHFPEKEIIFINTGSLNARGGGIHCITASKPLMKKKTPKSFKLKFKRKRKA; encoded by the coding sequence ATGAACCTATTTTATAGATTGCGAAGATTCGTGCCGGCAGTAGTATTGGCTTTTGCTGCTGTTGTATTCCTGTTCTTAATCATCAAATTTTGTGATGATTCCGATTTTTACGCCACAGCAGATTTTGATACAGTTGAAACCATTTATCTCGTTTGGAATGACGAAGACTCGTCGGTTATTGCAGATATTGCAGCTAAGATTTCACCTTTTGAAAGTATTACCATCTTTTCAGGCAATACCACTGATGAAGAAATAAAAATAAAATCACAAATTTCTTCGAGGGGAGGCAAGATTGAAAACCTCAATCTTATTCCAATGGCAAATAAACCCGGGAATTCATGGATTCGCGATTATTCACCTGTTTATCTGAAAAATAAAAACAGGTTAAAAATGGTAAAAACTCTTTATTGGGATCCCAGGGTTAACATTTCTGAATTTTTGGCTCAACAGGATAAGTTACCTATTGTCAGAAGCAATTTTTATTCGCTTGGTGGCACAAGAGAATTTAATGGCAAGGGAACGGGGATATTTGTATTTTCACACGAAAAGTCGGTAAACAAAGATTTAAAGGGGAGCAAAAAAGAAATTGAAAAACAATTAAAAAAACAATTTAATCTAAAGAAAATAATTTGGTTAAATAAGGGAATTCCTCAGGATGAGCTTCCTGACTATGGTCCGATTGATGACAATATATTTCCCACCGGAAGCAATCATCATATTGACGAGTTTTGCAGATTTATTTCACCCGGCAAGATTATGATAAGCTATTTGACCGACTCTGAAATCGGGAATAGTAAAATACTCGCGGAGGCACAAAAGCGGCTACAGGAAAACTACTGGATTTTAAAAAATGCCGGCGATCAGGACGGAAAACCTTTTGAAATAATTCCGATGCCCTATGCACCAATTGTTATCCGGCCATTTAATAGTTCGGCCGACACAAATGATTACAGAACAGAAGTAACCAGTTACATGAATTTTTTAATTACAAATCACACTGTAATAATACCTGGTTACCAGGATATTGACACTACACTCACAACACGCAAAAAAGAAGAATTTATAGCGCGGACGTTTCAAAAGCACTTCCCCGAAAAAGAAATTATATTTATTAATACCGGAAGTTTGAATGCCAGAGGCGGTGGAATTCATTGTATAACAGCATCTAAGCCACTGATGAAAAAGAAAACGCCCAAAAGTTTTAAACTTAAATTCAAAAGAAAAAGAAAGGCCTGA
- a CDS encoding CPBP family intramembrane glutamic endopeptidase: MVFSAFRGMKPFPQLMFSVFVIVVSFLAFFVLALIIAVPAFGIDSVLNMPGVNDLGNPQSVAILKYFQIVQSLGLFIVPPIVLGWLYLGNISKYLFLNKSVTLSSALIVLILMFIATPAINLTGELNTKMQLPDWLSGIERWMKQTEESAAQLTEAFLNVKTTAGLVFNIFMVALLPAIGEEFLFRGVIQRSFTRMTKSHHWGIWISAIFFSALHMQFYGFLPRLLLGALFGYLLVWSGSMWIPILAHFFNNAFAVISLYMIDNGMMSPEVETFGSGEHSMYYAFISLVFIGVLLFWFKNQNKGSMLPYPENIDN, translated from the coding sequence ATGGTTTTTTCTGCATTTAGGGGAATGAAACCCTTTCCGCAATTGATGTTTTCAGTTTTTGTAATTGTTGTCAGTTTTCTCGCTTTTTTTGTGTTGGCACTAATCATAGCTGTTCCGGCTTTTGGCATCGACTCAGTGTTAAATATGCCAGGTGTAAATGATTTAGGCAATCCCCAAAGCGTTGCCATTTTAAAATATTTTCAGATTGTTCAGTCGTTGGGTTTGTTTATTGTTCCTCCTATTGTTTTAGGTTGGCTTTATTTGGGGAATATATCAAAATATTTGTTTTTGAATAAATCTGTTACTTTGTCGTCGGCCTTAATTGTTTTGATTTTGATGTTTATTGCCACACCGGCAATAAATTTAACGGGTGAACTCAACACAAAGATGCAACTGCCAGACTGGCTAAGCGGGATTGAACGATGGATGAAGCAAACCGAAGAAAGCGCAGCGCAGTTAACAGAAGCCTTTTTGAATGTAAAAACGACAGCCGGACTAGTGTTTAATATTTTTATGGTTGCTTTGTTACCTGCCATTGGTGAAGAATTTCTTTTCCGGGGTGTTATTCAACGTTCTTTTACCCGAATGACAAAAAGCCACCATTGGGGTATATGGATTTCAGCCATTTTTTTTAGCGCTCTGCATATGCAGTTTTATGGCTTCCTGCCACGCTTACTTCTGGGAGCGCTTTTCGGGTATCTGCTGGTTTGGAGTGGTTCGATGTGGATTCCAATTCTGGCTCATTTTTTTAACAATGCTTTTGCAGTTATTTCTTTGTATATGATTGACAACGGGATGATGAGTCCTGAAGTTGAAACCTTTGGTTCCGGTGAACACAGCATGTACTATGCATTTATTAGTCTCGTATTCATAGGAGTTTTACTATTCTGGTTTAAAAATCAAAACAAGGGGAGCATGTTACCTTATCCGGAAAATATTGATAACTAA
- a CDS encoding 3-keto-disaccharide hydrolase — MKNITIPLLFFLTFFICSCSTGEKREINTLTDKEKSEGWELLFDGNSMNKWKMFNGGEVTGWKIVNSEMHNSGGGSDHGGDIITKKQYENFELFLEWKVAPESNSGVFYHVQEGMTDAIYESGPEYQLIDDKGWPEELKNWQTSGANYGMNPPEDAEVKPIDEWNTTRIVVKNPHVKHWLNGKKVVEYELWSDDWKANKAAGKWAEAPHYGEAKAGHIGLQDHGGLTMFRNIKIREL; from the coding sequence ATGAAGAATATAACAATACCTCTTTTATTTTTTCTGACATTTTTTATATGCTCCTGCTCAACCGGAGAAAAAAGGGAAATAAACACCTTAACTGATAAAGAAAAATCGGAAGGCTGGGAATTACTTTTTGACGGGAACAGTATGAACAAATGGAAAATGTTTAATGGCGGTGAAGTTACCGGTTGGAAAATTGTTAACAGCGAAATGCACAATTCGGGTGGGGGTTCTGATCACGGAGGTGATATTATCACTAAGAAGCAGTATGAAAATTTTGAATTATTTCTGGAATGGAAAGTAGCTCCCGAAAGTAACTCAGGCGTATTTTACCATGTGCAGGAAGGAATGACTGATGCGATTTATGAATCGGGTCCGGAATACCAGTTGATAGATGATAAAGGATGGCCGGAAGAATTGAAAAATTGGCAAACTTCGGGGGCGAATTATGGTATGAATCCTCCGGAAGATGCAGAAGTAAAACCAATTGATGAATGGAATACGACCCGTATTGTGGTTAAAAACCCGCATGTAAAACATTGGTTAAATGGCAAAAAAGTAGTTGAATACGAACTGTGGAGTGACGATTGGAAGGCCAACAAAGCTGCGGGAAAATGGGCTGAAGCGCCACATTACGGAGAGGCGAAGGCCGGCCACATCGGATTACAGGATCATGGCGGGCTTACCATGTTCAGAAATATTAAAATAAGGGAATTGTAA
- a CDS encoding BtpA/SgcQ family protein → MKFNKSVIGMIHVGALPGTPQNKLCIAQITKKAVAEATLLAEEGVDAIMLENMHDRPYLNREVGPEVVAGITAVAAEIKKEIQLPAGIQILAGANKAALAVALVTGLNFIRAEGFVFGHMADEGWINSDAGELLRYRKQIGAEQIKILTDIKKKHSSHALTSDVSLEETAKAAEFFLSDGLIVTGKTTGEKADVSDVEKVKTYTKLPVIIGSGVDQYNIHEYWDFADAFIIGSFFKKDGYWEKDVDRERVKKFMQKINQLRT, encoded by the coding sequence TTGAAATTTAATAAGAGTGTTATAGGAATGATTCATGTGGGAGCACTACCCGGAACTCCTCAAAATAAACTTTGTATAGCCCAAATAACGAAAAAGGCTGTTGCAGAAGCAACTTTATTGGCAGAGGAAGGAGTTGACGCAATAATGCTTGAGAATATGCATGATCGGCCTTATTTAAACCGGGAAGTGGGACCTGAAGTCGTAGCCGGAATAACAGCTGTGGCTGCCGAAATAAAAAAAGAAATTCAACTTCCTGCCGGAATTCAGATTTTGGCCGGAGCCAATAAAGCTGCACTTGCCGTGGCCCTGGTAACAGGACTAAATTTTATCCGTGCGGAAGGTTTTGTGTTTGGGCACATGGCTGATGAAGGATGGATAAACAGTGATGCCGGAGAATTACTTCGTTACCGGAAACAAATCGGTGCAGAGCAGATAAAAATACTCACCGATATTAAAAAGAAACATTCTTCGCACGCGCTTACCAGCGATGTTTCGTTGGAAGAGACAGCAAAAGCTGCGGAATTTTTCTTAAGCGACGGATTAATCGTTACAGGAAAGACCACGGGCGAGAAAGCAGACGTGAGCGATGTGGAAAAGGTAAAAACATACACAAAGCTACCTGTAATTATCGGTTCAGGAGTCGACCAATATAATATTCACGAATACTGGGATTTTGCTGATGCTTTTATTATTGGCTCATTTTTCAAAAAGGATGGATATTGGGAAAAGGATGTTGACCGCGAACGAGTAAAAAAGTTTATGCAAAAAATAAATCAACTTAGAACTTAG
- a CDS encoding LytTR family transcriptional regulator DNA-binding domain-containing protein encodes MEFDVWHLWVLAAIVFFILEIFIPSFLMASIGIGCIFAFFGAVFNAPVALQIILFIIGTVAGFVGVKPLMMNYAYRKKVIKTNAGGLVGRIGKVIEEIDEAKNTGCVAIDGDQWKSIPGSGEIISVGEKVRVISIDSIVITVEPLEKSHPQKDPEVEIPVKKESERLALKVGNKTFYIGFDDIAFLYSANKITYVITTAEKQYIHDKSLESLNEFLPDEMFYRANRQFIVTRNVISEIKPENNGKLRVSLNVSNGFPNRISVSRLKAAAFREWLKEE; translated from the coding sequence ATGGAATTTGATGTTTGGCACCTTTGGGTCTTGGCTGCCATTGTCTTTTTTATTCTTGAAATTTTTATTCCCTCATTTTTGATGGCCAGCATTGGTATAGGATGCATTTTTGCTTTCTTCGGGGCGGTTTTTAATGCTCCTGTAGCGCTTCAGATAATTCTTTTTATTATTGGAACTGTAGCGGGTTTTGTTGGAGTAAAACCCCTGATGATGAATTATGCCTATCGCAAAAAGGTAATAAAGACCAATGCCGGAGGTTTGGTGGGAAGAATAGGTAAAGTAATCGAAGAAATCGACGAGGCAAAGAATACAGGATGTGTGGCCATCGACGGCGACCAGTGGAAAAGTATCCCGGGTTCCGGTGAAATTATTTCAGTCGGAGAGAAAGTTCGTGTGATAAGTATCGACAGCATTGTGATAACTGTTGAGCCTCTGGAGAAAAGTCACCCGCAGAAAGATCCCGAAGTAGAAATTCCGGTAAAAAAAGAGAGCGAACGCTTAGCCTTAAAAGTGGGAAATAAAACTTTTTACATCGGATTTGACGATATTGCCTTTTTATATTCAGCAAATAAAATTACATACGTAATTACAACAGCGGAGAAACAATACATCCACGACAAGTCGCTTGAGAGCCTTAATGAATTTCTTCCCGATGAAATGTTTTACCGGGCAAACCGACAGTTTATCGTTACCCGGAATGTCATTTCAGAAATCAAACCGGAAAACAATGGAAAACTCAGGGTGAGTTTAAATGTAAGCAACGGATTCCCAAATCGCATTTCGGTAAGCCGTTTAAAGGCAGCGGCATTTCGGGAATGGCTGAAAGAAGAATGA
- a CDS encoding NfeD family protein, which produces MEFELWHIWLLIALISFIMEIFIPSFILFNFGIGALVGSLAAGLDLSMEWQIVLFSSGTLMSFFLVRPVMKKVAYKHSEDRKTNVDAMVGRLAKVTEEISNKNNRGRVLLDGDNWQARSLNSDEIPAGSTVEIVQLNSIVLIVKKIN; this is translated from the coding sequence ATGGAATTTGAACTTTGGCACATTTGGTTACTGATAGCTCTAATATCCTTTATTATGGAAATATTTATACCCTCTTTTATTTTATTTAATTTCGGAATCGGCGCACTTGTCGGATCACTGGCAGCAGGTTTGGATTTGTCAATGGAATGGCAGATTGTCCTTTTCTCTTCCGGAACATTAATGAGTTTTTTTCTTGTTCGGCCCGTGATGAAAAAAGTGGCTTACAAACATTCCGAGGATCGAAAAACCAATGTTGATGCGATGGTAGGCCGTCTGGCAAAGGTTACCGAAGAAATCAGCAATAAAAACAACCGGGGCCGCGTGTTGCTCGATGGCGACAACTGGCAGGCCCGCTCTCTCAACAGCGATGAAATCCCCGCAGGATCCACCGTTGAAATTGTTCAGTTAAACAGTATTGTTTTAATCGTTAAAAAAATCAATTAA
- a CDS encoding SPFH domain-containing protein: MNATTLILILLAVFVIVFAAVGIRIVQQSQTIIIERLGKYHRTLTSGINIIIPIIDQPRKIIWRYVREDFDGRKIVHFKTKDRIDLRETVYDFPRQNVITKDNVGTEINALLYFQIMDPIKAMYEIENLPDAIEKLTQTTLRNVIGEMDLDETLSSRDTINSKLRIILDEATNKWGVKVNRVELQDINPPRDIRDAMEKQMRAERDRRAKILEAEGSKKSMILEAEGFKESQINKAEGEKQAEILKAEGDAMARVKRAEGEAEAILKVTEAIAKNGDPINYLVAMKYLETFKEMVSGEDNKTVYMPYEASGILSSIGGIKDLVKG; encoded by the coding sequence ATGAATGCAACAACCTTAATTCTTATTCTGTTGGCCGTATTTGTGATTGTATTTGCCGCAGTTGGTATCCGTATTGTTCAGCAATCGCAAACCATAATTATTGAACGACTGGGGAAATACCACCGCACTTTGACCTCAGGGATTAATATCATTATCCCCATCATCGACCAGCCCCGGAAAATTATCTGGCGTTATGTTCGCGAAGATTTTGACGGAAGAAAAATTGTACATTTTAAAACCAAAGATCGCATCGATTTACGGGAAACGGTTTACGATTTTCCAAGGCAAAATGTAATTACAAAAGACAACGTGGGAACTGAAATTAATGCACTGCTCTATTTTCAGATTATGGATCCGATTAAAGCCATGTATGAAATAGAGAACCTGCCCGATGCCATTGAAAAACTTACACAAACTACGCTACGTAATGTGATTGGGGAGATGGATTTGGATGAAACACTATCGTCGCGCGATACCATAAATTCCAAATTGAGAATTATTTTGGATGAGGCAACAAACAAATGGGGCGTAAAAGTAAACCGTGTGGAATTGCAGGACATCAACCCACCGCGCGACATCCGGGATGCGATGGAAAAACAGATGCGTGCTGAACGCGATAGGAGGGCTAAAATACTGGAAGCCGAAGGTTCCAAAAAGTCAATGATTCTGGAAGCTGAAGGTTTTAAAGAATCGCAGATTAACAAAGCTGAAGGTGAAAAACAAGCCGAAATTTTAAAGGCGGAAGGAGACGCGATGGCAAGAGTAAAACGCGCCGAAGGTGAGGCTGAAGCCATCCTGAAAGTTACTGAAGCCATTGCAAAAAATGGCGATCCAATCAATTATCTCGTAGCCATGAAATACCTGGAAACATTTAAAGAAATGGTAAGCGGTGAAGACAATAAAA